DNA sequence from the Pogona vitticeps strain Pit_001003342236 chromosome 11, PviZW2.1, whole genome shotgun sequence genome:
ATTCAACAATCTACCAGTAAATACGATCTACCTTCTACCTATCCCCCATTCTTAAAAAATATCTCTCcttacagttattattattagttttatttatatgctgcatttctcccaacaagggacccaaagcggctcacaacattaaaattcacacaattaaaaatgtaataatttaaatattaaaagataaaatagacaatatatgatttaaaatagaattaaagattaacacatgaaaacataaaaagattaaaattatctgctaaaatggggttcagttataattgttaaaaccctgcctgaagagatgggtctttagttTTTATATAGCTACACCTCACAGCACCAATCCTCATTCTGAAATCTGCTTGCTTCTACCACCAGATCCTTaacaaagcttgaaaaagttaccctTTTGGACTATAAACTTTGATCCTGACACAGTTTTGTTCTTCTCGTAGGAGAGACTACCAAGAAATCAAGCCTAATTTCTGTACTCTGAAGGTTATTCTACAAAACTGTATGTACATATCCCTGGGCACATATTTTATCTGGCTCAGTTACCTGCTATCAGCAAAGAGCTTTGCTCCAGACTAGagaggggggtatttgtatacacatattcccccacaggtgcagataacgagggtccagacccctgggaccagactgaccactcactaTTCTGCCACTGCCGTGGGCTCCgtactcccttcctatcactccggagcttgcaGTGGATTagtcactcctggcagaaggcgggatggtGAGCCTCTCTGTtgggttgaagagtggctcatcCATCACGAGCAATGAAGAGATAGGAAGGGACCACGGAGgctgtggcagcagcagaatggtgactggttggtctggccccagggggccggaccctcgttatctgcacctgtggtggcatattcgtatacgaatacccccatctctactcctgaccATTGACACCCAAATCTCCATTCACTCAGCAGTACAAAATCTGGCAGTGGAAGCCCTCACAATCTCTCACCCAGACAGTgggaaatggctgctgtatgtGGTGCATGCTACCTGCTGCCCTCATTCTATTCCAgttcaagaaaagagaaagaggcacATACCCCTTGCCTGGCTTTGTCTTCACTATACTGGGAGGCTACTTCACTGAAGCGTACTCCTGCCTTTAGTTTCTCCAAAGCCTCCAGGGCTCTGCTGTGCTTCTCACACAGAATATGCCTCACCTGAAAAAGCACAATAACAGTTAGATAcaacacaaaaacagagagagacacagagagaatgcTTCTAGCATATCAAATCAACAaggtttatatttttgttttctttactgaTTGCAAGTCAAACACGTTAAATCAGATTCCCAGCACTCTGCAGCATGAGAACATTATCTGGAAACATCTCCGATTCAACTTCTTCTAGAAAACCCGAACCAATGCTGCTTTGTTTCctgcctcttcccttcccttttttcaaCAATACTGACAGGCGGTAATCACAATATCTCCTCCTACCATGACACTTCTGtgtctgcattctgtggaaaCCATCCAAGAGGACTAAAACACCCACCTTCACAGAACTGCCACCTCCTTTGGGGCCTTGAGCCTTCTTATCAGCAGCACTGCTATCAGAAGATGCTCCACCTGTGAAAACATAACACCAAAGGCAACAGTGAGTTGCTCTGGATCAGCAAGACTATCTTCCCACTATTTGTGCTCGCATAATGTGCGTGATCAGTGCTGAGCTCAGGACTAAACCCCAACTTGAAGAGATTAGTCCTGACCTGACAGACTCTGTCTGGTGCAAAGCCAAGCCGGTGCCCCTACCTCATCTTAAGCAGTAAGTGGGAATATACAGAAACATGACAACGTGGAGGTCTTGACTCTGCCTCCTGTCCTATTCATTCACCCAACACTTTTTAAACACATGCTTATAATCTAGCCTGAAGACTTCTGCAAAGAACACAAAAAGGATGTTCCTTATTTTATGACATTTTTGTTGGTGCCAGTAATAATGTTCTAACTGCAGCTTACAAAAGCACCATGCATCCCAGCTGCTAGTTTGTCTTCTCTATAGCCAACCTTCTTCTCCAACCCTCAGCATCCCTGGCTAGCACAAACCTGGGAAAAGACCAACGTATACTATAAACAAGAACTAGTTCAGAATTACAGAACTGTTTCACTGCTCAAAACAAGCAAAGTTGCAGAACCAGGCATTTCACGCACAGCATCAGAATTCTTTGCAACCCATCCTAACCTTTAACCTTCTCTCTcgaagtgttttaaaatgttaacagcAACCTGGCAATTCCTCCCACAGGGGTGGGCAAGGATGACTCTCCAGGTAACGCTGAAGACAaccactcccatcctcctccaccATGGGCAACAGCTAATAGGAACTGTAGTACAACGACATCGAAAGAGCTCTaaaaggtgtgtgtatgtgtgtgtgtgtggggggggggctatcagtctatttattattttccgggagagggaagaagggacGAACTCCAGGATAGCTCCGTGGGTTAGAGAGACAGTTTGGGGGATTGATGGGGGCTGGACGATCCATAAGGgtcccttgcagttctaagatcatcatcatcatcatcatcatcatcatcatcaatagaGACCCGGACTCCTAGGTTCCTCCTTCTCAGCGAAACCAGGGGTCGAAAAAAGAATCGAGCCTCTGGCTGGCATTTATTTCCACCCCCTTTGGCTGCTCACCTTTCCCTCCTTTGCCGCCGCTTTTCCCTTTCGGGGGCATGTTtaccgctccttccttcctccttgcggcaggcggcggcggcgctcccAGATGTCGTCATCATCGAACGCGACGGGAGCAGGCAGGCCCCCCACCCCGTTCCCTTGGTGAGGGCAACCGAGGCAGTGCCTGCAGTCGAGGCTGACCTGTGTGTTTGCACCTATACGTAgttcagggcacagaaacattgTAGAGAATTCCTGCTCCTGGACTGGAGGAAAGCAGGGAGAGCCACCATGTTGGCACATTCAGAGAGGCACCTGTGGTTTGCTGCTTCTCCCTCTCAGTGTTGCTTCTGTCCAACACTGCAGGGCTCTTAAGCCTCTTTCACGTCGGAAACAGGCACGCGGAGGAGAGAAACTGGGTTTTGTAGAGGGAAACAAGGCTGTTGGGAGCAGAAGAGAGCCCCTTTCCTTTGTGCCTGTGGCTTATCCACCCCATTTGCCCCCATCAGCTTTAGTGAGAGCAGGGGGGATTCAGGGTGAGTGTCCGCAATTCTAATTTAttcttctgtttaatttacaggATTTGCTGGTGGTTGAGGTGCCAGAGAGCAGCAGGAGCAGCCTGGATATCATCCTGGCTGACCTTCCCTCTGGTTTGGAAAGGTCCTCGTTTCCAAGTTCAGGGGAACAGGCAGAGATGCCCTGGTTTGGCCCATGCACCGggcaaactgcccccccccaccgaCTTCCCCTTAACATTAAAGCTAGGGTAGCAATA
Encoded proteins:
- the PIN4 gene encoding peptidyl-prolyl cis-trans isomerase NIMA-interacting 4 codes for the protein MPPKGKSGGKGGKGGASSDSSAADKKAQGPKGGGSSVKVRHILCEKHSRALEALEKLKAGVRFSEVASQYSEDKARQGGDLGWMSRGSMVGPFQDAAFALPVSSMDKPVYTDPPVKTKFGYHIIMVEGRK